A DNA window from Kitasatospora viridis contains the following coding sequences:
- a CDS encoding nuclear transport factor 2 family protein yields the protein MTTAATTPDQPLPQPLPRVVADWAAAWTGTDPFALGALFTADATYTDQAIGAAFHGPMEIAGWKARADRLIDGVHVTVLAAHRDGTHPNGTHLTVDAVYAGHLKGAPTPFAVPMTTLLDLDADGRITADRDYYDLGAVLTQSGLPADWTPPAEQ from the coding sequence ATGACCACCGCCGCCACCACCCCCGACCAGCCGCTGCCCCAGCCGCTGCCCCGGGTGGTCGCCGACTGGGCCGCCGCCTGGACCGGCACCGACCCGTTCGCGCTCGGCGCCCTGTTCACCGCCGACGCGACCTACACCGACCAGGCCATCGGCGCCGCCTTCCACGGGCCAATGGAGATCGCCGGCTGGAAGGCCCGCGCCGACCGCCTGATCGACGGCGTGCACGTCACCGTGCTCGCCGCCCACCGGGACGGCACCCACCCCAACGGAACCCACCTGACCGTCGACGCCGTCTACGCCGGCCACCTGAAGGGCGCGCCGACGCCGTTCGCCGTCCCGATGACCACGCTGCTCGACCTGGACGCCGACGGCCGGATCACCGCCGACCGGGACTACTACGACCTGGGCGCCGTGCTCACCCAGTCCGGCCTGCCCGCCGACTGGACCCCGCCCGCCGAGCAGTGA
- a CDS encoding TetR/AcrR family transcriptional regulator, with translation MAEAAAKTPRERYRAQVREEVKQHAWQQIATAGASALSLNAIAKQMGLSGPALYRYFANRDELITELVIDAYRSLAEAFRIRAEAGADLTGLALALREWALADPHRYFLVYGTPVPGYHAPADTVGITQGIMARILDACVADRPTDAPSASPSPLDAQLTEQLAQHRDWAGDHPAPPAALRRALAFWTRLHGVLSLELAGHFTGMGFAPAELYAAEVLAVINT, from the coding sequence GTGGCCGAGGCAGCAGCGAAGACCCCGAGGGAGCGCTACCGCGCCCAGGTGCGGGAGGAGGTCAAGCAGCACGCGTGGCAGCAGATCGCCACCGCCGGCGCCTCCGCGCTGTCGCTCAACGCCATCGCCAAACAGATGGGCCTGAGTGGGCCGGCCCTCTACCGGTACTTCGCCAACCGCGACGAGCTGATCACCGAGCTCGTCATCGACGCCTACCGCAGCCTGGCCGAGGCCTTCCGGATCCGCGCCGAAGCCGGCGCCGACCTCACCGGCCTGGCACTCGCACTGCGCGAGTGGGCCCTGGCCGACCCGCACCGCTACTTCCTGGTCTACGGCACGCCGGTGCCCGGGTACCACGCGCCCGCCGACACCGTCGGGATCACCCAGGGGATCATGGCCAGGATCCTGGACGCCTGCGTCGCCGACCGGCCGACTGACGCCCCGTCGGCGTCCCCGTCCCCGCTCGACGCCCAGCTCACCGAGCAGCTCGCCCAGCACCGCGACTGGGCCGGCGACCACCCGGCACCGCCCGCCGCCCTGCGCCGCGCGCTCGCCTTCTGGACCCGCCTGCACGGCGTGCTCTCGCTCGAACTCGCCGGCCACTTCACGGGCATGGGGTTCGCGCCCGCCGAGCTCTACGCGGCCGAGGTGCTCGCGGTCATCAACACCTGA
- a CDS encoding medium chain dehydrogenase/reductase family protein, with the protein MDSERMVEVVLPGIVAPEGLELRYGTVPTAGPDRLVIAVEATGVSFAEQQMRRGRYYDQPPFPFVPGYDLVGRVLATGAGVDPELVGRRVAALVKVGGWASHVVVDAADAVPVPDGLAAAEAETVVVNGITAWQMLHRQARVRAGQTVLVHGAGGGVGSVLVQLARAAGVKVIGTASPRHHEALRELDVTPIDYRTGDVPARVRELAPGGVDAVFDHVGGRSVVDSWQLLAPGGTLVSYGSASTRDDTGSKQWPMLKILARTWLWNALPNGRRAHFYNIWAGRALNKDRFRARLHADLTQVLTALRDGELTAHVAALLPLTEAAEALRLAESGAATGKVVLTP; encoded by the coding sequence ATGGACAGCGAGCGCATGGTCGAGGTCGTCCTGCCGGGCATCGTGGCCCCGGAGGGTCTGGAGCTCCGCTACGGCACCGTGCCGACGGCGGGCCCGGACCGGCTGGTGATCGCCGTGGAGGCGACCGGCGTCTCCTTCGCCGAGCAGCAGATGCGCCGCGGCCGGTACTACGACCAGCCGCCCTTCCCGTTCGTCCCCGGCTACGACCTGGTCGGCCGGGTGCTCGCCACCGGCGCGGGCGTCGACCCGGAGCTGGTCGGCCGGCGGGTGGCCGCGCTGGTCAAGGTCGGCGGCTGGGCCAGCCACGTGGTGGTGGACGCGGCCGACGCCGTGCCCGTGCCGGACGGGCTCGCGGCGGCCGAGGCGGAGACGGTGGTGGTCAACGGCATCACGGCCTGGCAGATGCTGCACCGTCAGGCGCGGGTGCGGGCCGGGCAGACCGTGCTGGTGCACGGCGCGGGCGGCGGCGTCGGCTCGGTCCTGGTGCAGCTGGCCCGCGCGGCCGGCGTCAAGGTGATCGGCACCGCCTCCCCCCGGCACCACGAGGCGCTGCGGGAGCTGGACGTCACCCCGATCGACTACCGCACCGGAGACGTGCCCGCCCGGGTCCGCGAGCTGGCGCCCGGCGGGGTGGACGCGGTCTTCGACCACGTCGGCGGCCGCAGCGTGGTCGACTCCTGGCAGCTGCTGGCCCCGGGCGGCACCCTGGTCAGCTACGGCAGCGCCTCCACCCGCGACGACACCGGCTCCAAGCAGTGGCCGATGCTGAAGATCCTCGCCCGCACCTGGCTCTGGAACGCCCTGCCGAACGGCCGGCGCGCCCACTTCTACAACATCTGGGCCGGCCGGGCCCTGAACAAGGACCGCTTCCGCGCCCGGCTGCACGCCGACCTCACCCAGGTCCTCACCGCCCTGCGCGACGGCGAGCTCACCGCCCACGTCGCCGCCCTGCTGCCGCTCACCGAGGCCGCCGAGGCGCTGCGCCTGGCCGAGTCCGGCGCCGCCACCGGCAAGGTCGTGCTCACCCCCTGA
- a CDS encoding TetR/AcrR family transcriptional regulator codes for MAEEPIPTLLWAREPRAPRRQAPGIDRIVSASVAIADAEGLDALSMRRVAADLGTGTTSLYRYVAGRDDLLDLMVDAVGGDCPTDPLTGDWRADLAAFARELRAGLLRHPWLGALMMSRPALGPNSLRRLDRALAAAAPLTPDTTLANSAIGALRHYVIGAVGDQLAEQDTQRRTGLTPEQWRASVGPYIREVIAGGEYPHFSRMVLEAEHPDADQRFEFGLDCFLTGLAARLGAATGG; via the coding sequence ATGGCCGAGGAACCGATCCCGACGCTGCTCTGGGCCCGGGAGCCGCGCGCCCCCCGCCGCCAGGCGCCCGGCATCGACCGGATCGTCTCGGCCTCCGTCGCCATCGCCGACGCGGAGGGCCTGGACGCGCTCTCCATGCGCCGGGTCGCCGCCGACCTCGGCACCGGCACGACCTCGCTCTACCGCTACGTGGCCGGGCGGGACGACCTGCTGGACCTGATGGTCGACGCGGTCGGCGGCGACTGCCCCACGGACCCGCTCACCGGCGACTGGCGGGCCGACCTGGCCGCCTTCGCCCGCGAGTTGCGGGCCGGCCTACTGCGCCACCCCTGGCTCGGCGCGCTCATGATGTCCCGTCCGGCCCTCGGCCCGAACTCGCTGCGCCGGCTCGACCGCGCGCTCGCCGCGGCCGCCCCCCTGACCCCGGACACCACCCTCGCCAACTCCGCCATCGGGGCCCTGCGCCACTACGTGATCGGCGCGGTCGGCGACCAGCTCGCCGAACAGGACACCCAGCGCCGCACCGGCCTGACCCCGGAGCAGTGGCGGGCCTCCGTCGGCCCGTACATCCGCGAGGTCATCGCCGGCGGCGAGTACCCGCACTTCAGCCGCATGGTGCTGGAGGCCGAACACCCCGACGCGGACCAGCGGTTCGAGTTCGGCCTGGACTGCTTCCTGACCGGCCTGGCCGCCCGGCTCGGCGCGGCCACCGGGGGTTGA